In the Brettanomyces nanus chromosome 1, complete sequence genome, CTCCTGCTACTCTTAAGTTGCTTTCCCGGAACTGATCCCGGTGTGAGATTCGACGAGATAGTTGCCAATGATGTGTTTCTAACATGCTGTGCGGGAGAATCCATAAAAAGTTCTCTTGATTTCTGTACTGGTAAAGGAAGCTGCTTCTGCCTCCTTTCTGCTACTTCCAATGGCGAGGGTGTAATCTTCTCATTTCTCTgcatttcttcctcagaTACCTCTGTCATAACGAATTCATCGGCTCCATATGATTTCACCATCCTTGTCCTGTCCAGAACACCAAAGTCGTCTTCCGCTTTTCCATCGTCATCGGCCAAATAAAGTACCCAAAAATTGGGCTGAGCAGGAAACTTCTCAAAAAGAGGAATCTCCTTTCCCTTCAACgtgagaagaataaagcCAATCATCTCCACAACACGTACTGAAGTGTTGACTTTAACCACTAATGGTGATTTAGCAGTGATTTTCAGACCGGGTATATAAACTGTgatatcttcaagaacatcaGATGGTGTCTTCTTGCGTCCAACATAATCGTAATAGTCCAATGATAATgtcttcttgttgatcaaTGCGGTAAGTTTCGAAGAAAGTCGTGTTTCAGATGAAGCTCGTGATTGAAGACTGCTTATACTGGGAAGCGAACTAATACTCTCAGTGTCTGAAACATTCAGCTTGTTTTCTTCGATTTGAGAACCACGTCTTTTCACTTCCCGCTTTGTGAAATCAAGTGCTTGATGCGGTTCTTGATCACCAGACATCAATAACATGTCACCGAGAGATTTAGAACTCCgcttcaatttcatttCCAGCCTCTGAtaagatcttgaagaagcaacaCCCGAAGTTGGACCTGGCACTGCCATAGATCCTGCAGCAGAATATGTAGCCATACCCAACGGTAGTGGAGCCTGCGGCTGCGGATGCTGAAATCGAGATTGTTGTGAAGAACTTAGTGATGTCGTTCGACTTCTCATGGATACCGAATAAGCAGGCTTAGAAGACGAGTAAGCTCCCTGCCTGGAACTGGTAAAGTTAATGCGCGATACCGGATGGCTCTCCCGGTAGGCTGAAGATGTCCCAATTGAACCTTCATCAGCAGGGTAATCAGAGTCGCTGAGATAATCATCAGAGTCCAAGTAATAGTCATCCGAGTAGGAATAACCACTGACATCTCCGGTCATATATTGTGAAGTAGATTGTAAAGGAGAATCCATCATGtagtcatcatcatcatcatcggcAATCTCGCTGGACTCAATCGAACCAACAGATCCTACCGATCCAGAAAGATCAAGCCCCGAACTACCGGAGTTATCCTGCCCTTGAGATATTTCCTGACTGTCATCTATCATAGATGAGTCCATCAAGGAAGAATCGGTGCTGTCCGTGTCCTCGTCGGTAGACATATGTTTTGAGCGAGAGCCAGTTCCATCCAGATTATCTTCACTAGTAGGTTTCTTTCTACTAATGAGACGTTCAAAGAGTCCCCTGCTCTTacttttttgaagagagtGTCTTGTTGCAGCAACCGATGATGGTTCTGATATCGTTTTAACATGCTTATCGGTTCCGGCGGACTCAGAAACGACCTCCTGCCCTCTGGACACAGATGATTTCAAGGGAACTGCAACAGACAAattcttctgctcctcttccccttcctcttcttcttcctcttcttccttgaGAGAGCTACCATACGTGGCTTCATTGAGTACGTCCCATCTTATAGGCGGGGCCGGCTGCCCCTCATACTGGGTCAAAAGAGGGAAGTCTTGTGAAACATTCACTTCATTTGCTACCGTCTCCGGCTTATAAACATAACCCATAATGTAACCAATTTGCTTGGATGTAATACCCGCgggagatgaagaattcgTATTGGAGGAAGAGTTCCTTAACACTCCTCCTGGCTCTTGTTGCTGCCGCTTATTAGAGTCACGCTTATCCTGGCTCTCATACCTTTGACCAATCGATATAGAGCTTTCTCGAAAGACATTGATAAGAACGTCTGTGGAAAATGGAACAGCCATAATAACCTAATAGTTGTCTCCATTGGAACTGGTTCTAACGCTTTCACTAACTCGGTTTATCTTCCCAGTTCTCATTTTGAGACGATCGACGCAaatcatctttcttccaattAAATCTGCGACATTTATTTCCAGTTTCCTTCACCTCAACACTTTTGATTTACTACAGCTTCATCACAATCTGGTTCATTATGGTCGCAACATACAACATTATGGGAAAAGTGATTCCTTCCCACTATCTAGCGATTGgcactctttctttggttggCCTTTTGGTGGCCCCAAAGCCATGGAAGACtgttccaaagaaggaagtcAAGATTGAAGCTGCCTctccagaagaggaggagTTCATCAAGAAGTATTTATTGGACCATCAAACTTCTAAACAGTGAGAAACGCTATAGATTTATATTCCTATTATTATTCTCTATAAATGAAACTACTTGATatcttttgctttttatttttaaaTCTAATATAGTACACTCTTAGTTCACTCCTTGAAGAGGAAGTCGTTTGCCAACGGATCTGCCTTAAGaacctcttctcttttcttcaactttttgtCCTGAGCATCCTGTTGTCTACCTCTGGCATGGGCTGCTGCCTGCTGCTTGAGCTGGGCCCGCACAACATTAGGAGAGATATATTGTTTGTTCTCAAAGATCTTAGGACCCCCAAAAGATCCCTCCAATATGATAATTGGAGTCAAAACGAGTCTGGGACCAATTTCCACCAAAGTGAGATCCTCATCACTCTGTTCATTTTCTTGAGACTCCTTAGACTCATTGATTTGATAGTTCCTTATCCAAACTTTTCCGTCTAGAATAGAAAATGTCATGACATGATCGACGAAAGGCTTTGACCTTCTAGCACGTGGAGGAACACCAAATTGCTGGATAAACATCTCCTTCATGAGCTGGTACTTTTCTTCGGTCTCAAACGTCTTgtcaaaagaaagaataggTCTTGAACCCTTGAGACAGTTTCCTGTGAAATCCAATTCGTCCATAGTATGCAAATTCTGAACAAAAAACTTGATAGTAGGTCCGTTAGGTGGTTTTGAAAGCCACATGTACAAGTCTTTGTGTTTTCTGCATTCAAAATACATGATATTGTTGCAATTGTACATCTCTGCAAGTTCATTCAACTCATAcaaacttttctttgtGTCCAACTTGGGTTCTTTTCTAGAATGAGGCAATAGAGCGTTAATGTCTGCAATCAAATGACGGTGTCTGAAAACAATAcctcttgaagaaattagGAGAACTCTCTGTTTGTTCACTCTTTTTGGGCCAAAGCTACCAGCTTGAGGCTTTGAGATGCCTTTTGAATTTGTGTCCTGGGTTAGGGCTCTATATATGGCAGACATTGTATAGAAAGAACTGGActagatgaagaagtagaaatgaaagaaaaggattttatttttaaaatttttcaaagattttAGAAAAAGACAGaatggaaaaagaaagaaaaattcAAGGTTCGAACTTTTTACATCATAGTAAGCTGGCTAATGGTAATGATTGATGAGCATGAAGAGGTATTTTCCGGGACAAGGCAGGTATGAAAAGCCAGAATCTGAAAGTGAAGATagtgaaagtgaagaaggGGAGAGAAATATTAATA is a window encoding:
- the BRX1 gene encoding Ribosome biogenesis protein brx1; this translates as MSAIYRALTQDTNSKGISKPQAGSFGPKRVNKQRVLLISSRGIVFRHRHLIADINALLPHSRKEPKLDTKKSLYELNELAEMYNCNNIMYFECRKHKDLYMWLSKPPNGPTIKFFVQNLHTMDELDFTGNCLKGSRPILSFDKTFETEEKYQLMKEMFIQQFGVPPRARRSKPFVDHVMTFSILDGKVWIRNYQINESKESQENEQSDEDLTLVEIGPRLVLTPIIILEGSFGGPKIFENKQYISPNVVRAQLKQQAAAHARGRQQDAQDKKLKKREEVLKADPLANDFLFKE